The Acidobacteriota bacterium DNA segment AGAAGAAGGAAATGGGGGAAGATGGAGAGAATCGGCTTCAAGGAACCGGTAACAGTCAAGGCCACCACGCCAACCCATCACCACAGCCGCTGATCCTCATAAATGCGGTGTTTCTGAAGCAGCTTGTTAAATAGCCAGCGTTGGCTATTTAACAAGTCTGCAAGGATTTGAAAGCGCCGACGAGGAAGAGTGAACCGCAGATGCAAATTACCGCATCCTGCATCGGCTCCCTGCTCTTGATGGAGATCACTCTGGAGGATCTTTTTTCCGAAGCCGCCCTGAGAGCATCCTTCAGGCTCTCGCATTTCCTGATATTATTGTTGAATCTCCGGGCCAGGGATTGCAGGTCGTCGGGCGTCGCGGCCCTTTCCATCTCGGGGGAAGCGAGAAAAACAGAATCTGCCAGCGGGAGAACGATCTTCATCATCCCCTCGATGTCCTTATCTTTCATGGCTCCAAAAATGAGCCGTATCTCCTTCCCCCGTTGCTTCAAGGTGCGCAGATATTTTGAGAGCACCTTCATGCCGGCGACGTTATGGGCTCCATCCAGGAGAACGGGTGGATCCCCCGCAACCCACTCGAGCCTTCCAGCCCATACCGTCTTTTCTATTCCTTCTGCGATGTTCCTTCTGTTGATGGCGAAGCCTTTATCGGATAGGATCTCCGCTGCCCTGATGGCGATCCTGGCATTTTCTATCTGGTGGTCTCCCTCGAGCGGTATCTTCAAGTGCTTATACTCATCCATGACAGTCCTGATTGTGACTGTTCCATCGGAGCTTAACGAAAATTCGCTATCAATGAGGGCGTTTATCAAGAGAGATCTTTTCTTTTTGCATGCATCGGCAAAGACGTTGAGAGGCACCCCTTTTGTTTCGCCCGTGAGCAGGATGCCATATCTTTTCACTATTCCGGCTTTCTCCATGGCGATTTTTTCAACGGTCGTTCCCAGATAATCGGTGTGATCCATGCTTACATTCGTGATGATGGAGAGGACCGGCAATAAGACGTTGGTGGCATCGAATTGCCCTCCCATGCCGACCTCGACGACCCCGATTTTGATTTTCCGAAGGGCAAAGATTTCGAAGGCTACCGCCGTTAGAATTTCAAAGAAGGTGG contains these protein-coding regions:
- a CDS encoding folylpolyglutamate synthase/dihydrofolate synthase family protein translates to MKWLHSLERFGIRLGLENIYRLLEALGNPQNRFASVLIGGTNGKGSVAAMLQSILTRSGYSTGLYTSPHLVQVEERIRIGYDNISRQELEDALQKVKETAERLTKEKTLSGHPTFFEILTAVAFEIFALRKIKIGVVEVGMGGQFDATNVLLPVLSIITNVSMDHTDYLGTTVEKIAMEKAGIVKRYGILLTGETKGVPLNVFADACKKKRSLLINALIDSEFSLSSDGTVTIRTVMDEYKHLKIPLEGDHQIENARIAIRAAEILSDKGFAINRRNIAEGIEKTVWAGRLEWVAGDPPVLLDGAHNVAGMKVLSKYLRTLKQRGKEIRLIFGAMKDKDIEGMMKIVLPLADSVFLASPEMERAATPDDLQSLARRFNNNIRKCESLKDALRAASEKRSSRVISIKSREPMQDAVICICGSLFLVGAFKSLQTC